TAATAATGCTTGGTGTTCGGCAACATAACCTAAATCTGTTTTGCCGATATCTGCTGTGGAAAATTCTACTACCTGGGAATAGTCAGCATCGGAGAGTCGAACTTGGCGATAGGTTTCGATGTGGGGCAAAATCTTATCCCAAATGCCGATTCCTTGGAATATCAGGGATGACAACATATGTACAGCGTAGGCTTGCCCTTTGGCAACTGCGGCAGAAGCTACCCGCGCTTCTATCAATAGTATGCTGAAACCAGAATCTTTGAGAGCAGCAGCTAGGGTTAAACCAACAATGCCACCACCAACGATGACCAAATCATAATCATACCCCCTGTGTGCGGCTTGGGGGGCGGAACTAGAAGCCAGGTTTTCAGTAAGCTGCATCGGGGACATTGTTAAGACAAGTAACAGCGTTTTCATCTATATTCTGACGCGATCGCCCCTTGGAGAGCAAGTACGTCTGGGAAAATCGCCGATGAGCGGAATGGAATACTAAAGCCATCTCAAACCAAATAGCGATCGCGAGCGCATCCCAAAACATAACCAAGTAAATGCTATTGCACTCAAGTAAAAACCAAAACTGGAATACAGACTGACCTGTAGAGGTTGCGTTTATCGTAAGCTAACTAAATCTGCTTTGGTGCATCTTTGGGCGATGAAAACCGACACAATTTTCTATACTCTGCTGCAAAATCTTCCCAGTGTTTTATTTGAACTGTTAGAACAGCCTCCAAATCTGGCATTACGCTATAATTTTTCCTCTGTGGAAGTAAAAGAGCTTGCACGACGAATTGATGGGGTATTTTTACCTAAACCTGAGTTTCCAGAATCGCCAATTTATTTTGTTGAAGTGCAGTTTCAGCCAGATGAAGATTTGTATTGGCGCATTATTACTGAGGCTGCGGTTTACTTAAATCAATATAAACCAAATCGAAGTTGCCAGGGGGTTGTGCTTTGGGCAAAACGCAGCTTAGATCCTGGTATTCCTCTGGCATATCAATCTTTATTCGATGCTGGATATATTCGTATAATTTATTTAGATGAGTTAGACGAGGGTTCTGATTCTTCCATCGGTTTAGGTATTATTAAGTTGGTAGTTGCACCAGAAAATGAAGCAGTACAACAAGCAAGAAGTTTAATTGCAGAAGTCAAACAGACAGATGCGGCAAACCGTCGCAACCTTTTAGAATTAGTAGAAAGGATGCTGGTTTATAAATTTTCGTCCTATAGCCGTCAGGAGTTGGAAGCGATGTTTGGTTTAAGTGAATGGAAACAAACCCGTTTTTATCAAGAAGTGAAGGAGGAAACAAAATTAGAAACACTTCCTCGGTTACTGAAAATTGGGTTAACGATAGAACAAATAGCACAAGCACTTGATTTGGATATCGAGGTGGTGCGGCAAGTTGCTAACAAGCAAAATGATAAATAAAGCTGCGATCGCCTCTCTAAAAATAGTCCTGGCTATACAATCTCATAACCACAACCAACGCGATCGCATTCCCAAATCCACAAACAACCGTAATCATATTTTCATCAAAAAACTAACGCGATCGCCTTCCTAAAACTGCTCTTGGCTATATGCGAACGACTCACGTCGCCCAAGCTTTGTACCCAAACTGTAACTAAACATGATGTTTGGCAAAAATTAAGAAATAGTAAATATCTTCAAGTATCTAAGCAATATATAATTTATATAATTTAAATTTTAAATAAAATCTATGACAGAGAATACATCGACCCTGCAACAAGCAATTGATGTTGTGGAAGCACTCGAACCAGAGGAACAAGTAATATTACTCGATATTATTACTAAGCGTTTAAGTCAACAGCGTCGTCATGAATTGATAGTTGATATAAAACAAGCCAGAGATGATTATCAAAAAGGTAATGTTAAACGCGGCTCGGTTGCCGATTTAATGGCGGAGTTAGATGAGTGAAAAATTTGGTTTGGAGTGCGGGATTTGTACGCAAATTCAAGCGGTTAGTTAAGAAAAATCCACCACAATCAAAACCGCGATCGCCTGCACTTTATCAGTGTGGATGATTTATGTATGATTAGTATATCTGCTCAAGTCACCAAAAATACTTAGCAAACATGTATAAATTCACGAAAGACTATTTGGTGCCAATCTTCACGGTAGTGATAAATGGTGTTTTAGCTTACTTTATCAATCAATTACC
The Calothrix sp. 336/3 DNA segment above includes these coding regions:
- a CDS encoding Rpn family recombination-promoting nuclease/putative transposase encodes the protein MKTDTIFYTLLQNLPSVLFELLEQPPNLALRYNFSSVEVKELARRIDGVFLPKPEFPESPIYFVEVQFQPDEDLYWRIITEAAVYLNQYKPNRSCQGVVLWAKRSLDPGIPLAYQSLFDAGYIRIIYLDELDEGSDSSIGLGIIKLVVAPENEAVQQARSLIAEVKQTDAANRRNLLELVERMLVYKFSSYSRQELEAMFGLSEWKQTRFYQEVKEETKLETLPRLLKIGLTIEQIAQALDLDIEVVRQVANKQNDK